A stretch of DNA from Bradyrhizobium algeriense:
TCTCGCGCGTCGTCGCCGACACTGCGGTCGGCAAGGAAGTCGACGTGGTGATCATCCGCAAGGGCAAGGAGGAAAGCCGCAAGGTCATGCTCGGGCGCCTCGAGGATACTGAAAAGGTGCAGCAGGCCGCCGCCAAGACCAAGGAAGACCCCGTCGAGAAGCCGGTGACGCAAAAGGCGCTCGGCCTCGATCTCGCCGCGCTGAGCAAGGACCTGCGCACCAGGTACAAGATCAAGGACAGCGTGAAGGGCGTGATCGTCACCGGCGTCGACAACGGTTCCGATGCCGCCGAAAAGCGGCTCTCCGCCGGCGACGTCATCGTCGAGGTGGCGCAGGAAGCGGTCAGCAACGCGGCCGACATCAAGAAGCGCGTCGATCAGCTCAAGAAGGACGGCAAGAAGTCGGTGCTGCTGCTGGTCTCGAACGGCGAAGGCGAATTGAGGTTCGTGGCGCTGAGCGTGCAGTAGGGGGCGCGCCGCCACGCGCTAGAGCATGATCCGGAAAAGTGGGTACCGGTTTTCCGAAAAGATCATGCGTAAATCAAAGAGATAGAGTGGGATGACGATTCGAAGAAAAGTCATCCCGCTCTAGCTGTCATACTCCGCGAAGGCGGAGTATCCAATACGCCGCGGCCCTTCGGTTCTATCGCTGACGTCTCTGGAATACTGGATCACCCGCCTTCGCGGGTGATGACAGTTGGGCACTACCTCCCACCCTGCGAACTCCTCGCGCCGATACCTTGCAACGCGGTGAGATCGCCGTCGATCCGCGCGCCCGCGGCCAGCGTCACCGCGAACTCTTCGGTAGTAATGCGCGAATGCCTCAGGTGAGCGAGACGACGGCCAGAAAGTGGATTGGTTCAAGGCGAAGCTTCGATCGCTTGACTTCAGGTATCTTGCTGTAGTGCTGCAGCCATAGTTCAAGAAAGCGGTCGAGGTCGACCAGTTCGATGTGAACGGCGCCGTGGCCTGCTTCGCGACGCGCCTCCCGTGAGAAGCCGCCGGAAGAAACAAACAGGCCAATTTCCCGATCGCCCCGAATGATGCCTCGAAGTGCCGCGACATCTTCACGCGAAGCTGTCTGGTCTCGATGCTTTACTTGAACGCGGATATGCGGCGTCTGCGCGCCCAGCGGATCGATATAGGCAAGGATATCCGTTCCTCCATCCGAGCCTGGTTTTGAGACGGTGCTGGTGGCGTATCCCATCCCTTCAAGCAAGGCCGCCACGAGGTTCTGAAATTCGTAGCCCGAGAGGGTGTCGAGATAGGTGTCGATTTCTTCGCGCGCCTTCTCCTTGGCATCTTCGAACAAAACCGAAGTGTCGAGTGGCGCCGTTTCGTCGGCAGCGTTTGCAATTCCGGCTTCCGGCTTGCCCTTCGGGTGGCTCCAGCGCCATTCGCGGTAGCGGGATCGCATCAGCCGCTTGAGTTCGTAATCCGGCAGCGTCACGAACTTCTGGCCTTCGTCGGTCACCCGCCATCGTCCGTCCGACTTGACGAGCAATACAGCCTTCGTCGCAGCGACAGAGTGGAAATGGAGGGCGGCTCGCCACCGCGGCAGCCCCGACCCCTTCATCGTCTCCTTGTCGAAATCATCCAAAGGCAGCTTTGATTCGATCTCCGCGTAGATGTCGCGTGGGCGCATGCCGTCCGGGTGAGCCCTTAGAAGTCCAAGCACGAATTTGATGAATGAAACGCCACGATCAACCGTCTTAGGTTGGCTCATTGCGACCCCTTAAGATGCTCATTCGTAGCAAGCTACTTAAGGTTGCTCATCGTCGCAATAGGTTCACGTTGCTGGCGTGAGCAACGAACCGATTTCAATTAGTCCGCGAACTCCTCGCGCCGATACCCCTGCGCATACAACAACGCGGTGAGGTCGCCGTAGTCGATCCGCGCGGCGGCGGCAGCCGCGACTGCCGGCTTGGCGTGATAGGCGACGCCGAGCCCCGCCGCCTGGATCATGCCGAGATCGTTGGCGCCGTCGCCGGTCACCAGCGTGTCGATCTCGTCGAGGTCGAAGGACTCGCGAAGCTCGATCAGCGTGGCCAGCTTGGCGGCGCGGCCGAGGATCGGCTCTGCGACTTCGCCGCTGAACTTGCCGTCGCGTACCATCAACGTGTTGGCGCGGTTCTCTTGGAAGCCGATCTTGGCGGCGACCGCATGGGTGAACAGCGTGAAGCCGCCCGAGATCAGGCAGGTGTAAGCGCCGCTGGCGCGCATGGTCATCACCAGCTCGCGGCCGCCCGGCGTCGGCGTGATGCGTTTTGCCAAGACCTCGTCGACCACGCCGACAGGCAGATCTTTCAAGAGCGCAACGCGCTCGCGCAGCGCCGGCTCGAATTCGATTTCGCCGCGCATCGCCCGTTCGGTGATCCCGGCGACATGCGCCTTCAGCCCGCCGAAATCGGCCAGCTCGTCGATGCATTCCTGGCCGATCATGGTGGAATCCATGTCGGCCAGAAAAAGCTTCTTGCGCCTGAAAGCTACAGGCTGCACGACAATGTCGATCGGCAGGTCGCCGCGCGCCTGTTGCAGGCGGGCTTCGATCGCCTTGATGTCATCAGGGCTCTTGACCCGATAGTCGAAGGGAATGTCGACTGCCACCTCGTCGAACAGCCATTGCGCCGTTCCCGGCGAGGGGAGAACGGCCAGCGCGCCGTCGACGATGGTGGTGTCGAGCGCGGGATTGGCCGGGTTGCAGATAAGGGTGGCGACGAGGGACATGCAGGCGAATTCGCTAATGTTGAGCAAGGCCGTGCTTATCGCAGGACCGACCGCCAGCGGCAAGTCGGCCCTGGCGCTCGAATTGGCGCAAAAGGCCGGCGGTATCATCATCAACACCGATTCCATGCAGGTCTATCGCGATCTCCGCATCATCACGGCGCGGCCGACGGTGGAGGAGGAGGCCCGCGCGCCGCACCGGCTCTATGGCCATGTCGACGCGTCAGTCAATTTCTCGGCCGGCGCCTGGGTCGCGGACGCTGCCAAAGTGCTAGCGGAGGCGCGGGCGGAAAAGCGCTTGGCCGTCTTCATCGGGGGCTCCGGCCTGTACTTCAAGGCGTTGACGCGCGGTCTTTCCGCGGTGCCGCCGATCCCGGCCGAGGTGCGCGAGGCTGTTCGCGCCCGGCTGGAGCGTGACGGTGTCGAAGCGCTGCATGCAGACCTGGCGCGGCGCGATTCCGTCTCGGCCGAGCGCCTGAAGCCGCGCGACCGCACACGGATTGCGCGCGCGCTGGAGGTCGTGGAGGCCACTGGCCGTACGCTGCCGGACTGGCATCGCGAAAGCCTGCCGCCGCTGCTGCCTCGGAGCGAATTCACCGCCCTGTTCCTCGCGCCCGAACGGGACCAGCTTTATGCGCGGATCGATGCGCGGTTCGGCACGATGCTGGACGCCGGCGCGCTGGAGGAAGTCGCGGCGCTTGCCGCGCGAAAGCTCGATCCCCTGCTGCCAGCAATGAAGGCCCACGGCGTGCCCGCGCTGATCCGCTTCCTCCGCGGCGAAATCACGCGCGAACAGGCCGCCGAAATCGGCCGCGCCGACACCCGCCATTACGCCAAGCGCCAATTCACCTGGTTCAGGCATCAACTGCCGGAGTTCGAGTGGGTGAAGCCGGAGACGGCGAGGGAGTGGGTGGAAAGCCATCTGCCGTAGCCCGCATGGCTGCACGCATAAAAATCCCACTCGCCGAACCGCCGGAACACAGTTACACTGCCTAAATCGCGCAAATGGCGGTCCTTCCCTTGACTTCCGGGGACTGGGCGGTATAACCGCGCAACCTTTGGGAAGTCCGAGCCGCCGAATGCGCAATATTATTACCAAACTCCTTATCGTAGTCGTACCCAGGCGCACCGCCGGGGGTGGCTGAGGCCATCCCAAATTCAGGCGGTGTGCATGGGGCCTCTCGGGCCCTTTTTTTATTCCCTGAAAGAAATTCGAAAAGAAACTCGAAACCGAAAAAAGCCGCTGGCAGCAGTGCACCGGAGCAGACCATGACCGACAAGAGCCACGATCCGAACCAGATGACCGGCGCTGCGATGATCGTGCGCGCGCTCATCGATCATGGTGTCGAGCACCTGTTCGGCTATCCCGGCGGCGCAGTGCTTCCGATCTATGACGAGATTTTCCAGCAGAGCGACGTCGAGCACATCCTGGTGCGGCACGAGCAGGGCGCCGGCCATGCGGCCGAGGGCTATGCGCGCTCGACCGGCAAGCCCGGCGTGGTGTTGGTGACGTCGGGCCCCGGCGCCACCAACATGGTGACGCCGCTGACGGACGCCCTGATGGATTCGATTCCCCTGGTCTGCATCACCGGGCAGGTGCCGACGCATCTGATCGGCAACGACGCGTTCCAGGAGTGCGACACCGTCGGCATCACCCGTCCCTGCACCAAGCACAACTGGCTGGTGCGTGACGTCAACGATCTCGCCAAGGTGCTGCACGAGGCGTTCTACGTCGCGACCACGGGCCGTCCCGGACCCGTGCTGGTCGACGTGCCCAAGGACGTGCAGTTTGCAACCGGTACCTATCATCCGCCGCGCAGGGACGACGTGCACGTTTCCTACACGCCGCGCGTGAAGGGCGATGCGACGCAGATTCGCAAAGCCGTCGCGCTGCTGGCTTCGGCCAGGCGGCCGGTGATCTACTCCGGCGGCGGCGTCATCAATGCCGGGCCTGAGGCGTCAAAGCTGTTGCGCGAGCTGGTCGAGGTCACGGGATTCCCGATCACTTCGACCCTGATGGGCCTCGGCGCCTATCCCGCGACCGGCAAGAACTGGCTGGGCATGCTCGGCATGCACGGCACCTACGAGTCCAACATGGCGATGCATGGTTGCGACGTCATGCTGTGCGTCGGCGCGCGCTTCGACGACCGCATCACCGGCCGCGTCGATGCGTTCTCGCCGGGCTCCAAGAAGATCCACATCGATATCGATCCGTCCTCGATCAAC
This window harbors:
- the serB gene encoding phosphoserine phosphatase SerB — translated: MSLVATLICNPANPALDTTIVDGALAVLPSPGTAQWLFDEVAVDIPFDYRVKSPDDIKAIEARLQQARGDLPIDIVVQPVAFRRKKLFLADMDSTMIGQECIDELADFGGLKAHVAGITERAMRGEIEFEPALRERVALLKDLPVGVVDEVLAKRITPTPGGRELVMTMRASGAYTCLISGGFTLFTHAVAAKIGFQENRANTLMVRDGKFSGEVAEPILGRAAKLATLIELRESFDLDEIDTLVTGDGANDLGMIQAAGLGVAYHAKPAVAAAAAARIDYGDLTALLYAQGYRREEFAD
- the miaA gene encoding tRNA (adenosine(37)-N6)-dimethylallyltransferase MiaA → MLSKAVLIAGPTASGKSALALELAQKAGGIIINTDSMQVYRDLRIITARPTVEEEARAPHRLYGHVDASVNFSAGAWVADAAKVLAEARAEKRLAVFIGGSGLYFKALTRGLSAVPPIPAEVREAVRARLERDGVEALHADLARRDSVSAERLKPRDRTRIARALEVVEATGRTLPDWHRESLPPLLPRSEFTALFLAPERDQLYARIDARFGTMLDAGALEEVAALAARKLDPLLPAMKAHGVPALIRFLRGEITREQAAEIGRADTRHYAKRQFTWFRHQLPEFEWVKPETAREWVESHLP
- a CDS encoding restriction endonuclease, which codes for MSQPKTVDRGVSFIKFVLGLLRAHPDGMRPRDIYAEIESKLPLDDFDKETMKGSGLPRWRAALHFHSVAATKAVLLVKSDGRWRVTDEGQKFVTLPDYELKRLMRSRYREWRWSHPKGKPEAGIANAADETAPLDTSVLFEDAKEKAREEIDTYLDTLSGYEFQNLVAALLEGMGYATSTVSKPGSDGGTDILAYIDPLGAQTPHIRVQVKHRDQTASREDVAALRGIIRGDREIGLFVSSGGFSREARREAGHGAVHIELVDLDRFLELWLQHYSKIPEVKRSKLRLEPIHFLAVVSLT
- a CDS encoding acetolactate synthase 3 large subunit; protein product: MTDKSHDPNQMTGAAMIVRALIDHGVEHLFGYPGGAVLPIYDEIFQQSDVEHILVRHEQGAGHAAEGYARSTGKPGVVLVTSGPGATNMVTPLTDALMDSIPLVCITGQVPTHLIGNDAFQECDTVGITRPCTKHNWLVRDVNDLAKVLHEAFYVATTGRPGPVLVDVPKDVQFATGTYHPPRRDDVHVSYTPRVKGDATQIRKAVALLASARRPVIYSGGGVINAGPEASKLLRELVEVTGFPITSTLMGLGAYPATGKNWLGMLGMHGTYESNMAMHGCDVMLCVGARFDDRITGRVDAFSPGSKKIHIDIDPSSINKNIHVDVPIIGDAGNVLGDLLQVFKAEAKKPDIKSWWQEIATWRARNSLAYKKSNDVILPQYAIQKLFEATRGHDTYITTEVGQHQMWAAQFFGFEEPHRWMTSGGLGTMGYGLPAALGVQVAHRDSLVIDIAGDASVQMTMQEMSTAVQFELPIKIFILNNQYMGMVRQWQQLLHGNRLSHSYSEALPDFVKLADAFGCVGLQAIKPGDLDGALKEMIKVKRPVLFDCRVAALENCFPMIPSGKAHNEMLLPAEATDEATAAAFAGGKALV